Within the Metasolibacillus fluoroglycofenilyticus genome, the region AGCAGCAACTCCATCTGTAGATGCTACAGTACGCGCAATTTCTTCACCAGTTGACTCACTTTCTATCGCAACTATCACTTCAGGAACAGCTACACGACTATAAAATTCTACCGTATAAACAATTAACTCATCAGAAAAATTTGCTGCCTCATGATTTTTTACAGCTCTAAATAGAGGTTCGGCATTTTGGCAGCTAGCAAGGATGACTAGAGCGAAAAGTAACATCACTAATAATAATCGTTTCAATTCGTAGTCATCCTTTCAAAAGATTATTGCTTTACAAAATATTCGTTATACCAAACAAGGAACATATAAATCGACCAAATTTTGCGCTGGCTATTCGTTGTACCTGTTACATGGGAGTCAAGTAGCGCTAAAATTTTATCACGGTTGAAAAATTGTGCTGCTTCTTCACTGCTAAATAGCGCTCGCACTTGTGCTACATATTTTTCGTCGCGCAGCCAATGGCGAATTGGCACAGGGAAACCGATTTTTTTACGGTTCGCCCATTCTTCAGGTAGCGCCTCACGTGCCGCTTGACGGAATGCATATTTTGTATTTTCTTCATTCACGCGGTAGCGTGTTGGTACAGATGCCGCGACATCCATCATTTCACGGTCAAGAAGCGGTACACGCAGTTCAATTGAATGAGCCATTGCCATTTTATCTGCTTTTAATAAAATATCATCTACTAACCATAAATTTAAGTCTAAAAGCTGCTTTTTCGTTACATCATCATGACCTTGGAACTTTTTGTAGTAAGGACCTACGATATCTGCCACAGAAGGAGCCTTATTAAAGTCAGATGTTAAAATCGCTGTAGATTCGTACTCTTCAAAAATACGAGCTTGACCGATAAATGTTTGCTCAACTGGAAGCTTAGCACGTCTTGCCAAACCACCAATTTTGCTATTTGGCATAATCGTTCCCGCAATATTGGCTAAAGCGCGGATTGGGGAAGGCAGGCTTTTAAACTTCTTCATATTCGGTGTGTCCGTATATTCATCATAGCCACCGAATAATTCATCAGCGCCTTCACCAGAAAGAACGACTGTTACATGCTTGCTCGCGAGACGTGCTAAATAGTAAAGAGGAACAATCGATGGATTTGAATGCGGCTCATCCATCATATATTGAATTTTTCCTAAATCCGCAAAGCATTCATCGGAGTTTAAAATTTCATTAACATTTTCAATGCCGAGCTCCTTTGAAAGCTGCACGGCATTGTCAATTTCAGAGAAATTTTCAGCGCTAAAGCCTACCGTAAATGTTTTATCTGGGCGAAGGACACTTGCTACGTAGCTAGAGTCAACACCACTTGATAAAAATGAGCCTACTTTTACATCGGCAATCGTATGTGCCGCCACAGATTCACGGACAGCATCATCAATATCCTCAATAATTTTTTCGAGCGGACGCTCTTCGGGAGCATATGTTGGCTCCCAGTAACGCTCAATTGTTAAATGACCATTTTCATACGTCATATGATGTGCTGCAGGCAATTTAAAAATGCCTTTAAAAAATGTTTCATTTAATACAGGGTATTGAAATGTTAAATAAGGCTTTAATGCTTCCTTATTTAGCTCCTTCACAAAATGCGGATGCGGTAAAAAGCTTTTAATTTCCGACCCGAAAAATAGCGTACCATTCATTTGTCCGTAATAGAATGGCTTAATGCCAAAATGGTCGCGTGCCGCAAATAATTTTTGGTTTTCACGATCCCAAATGATGAAGGCAAACATCCCACGTAGCTTTTGCACAAGCTTTGAACCATATTCCTCATAGCCATGGAGTAAAATTTCGCTATCCGTTTGGGTTTTAAACACATGTCCCTTAGCAATTAAATCTTCACGAATCATTTGGTAATTATAAATTTCCCCATTAAAAATTAAAACGAGTGACTCGTCCTCATTAAATAAAGGCTGTGAGCCATGCTCTAAATCGATAATGCTTAGACGGCGAAAGCCAAGGTGAGCTATGCCTTCATTAAATTGACCACCGCTATCAGGACCGCGATGGATAATTTGATTCATCATATTTTCTAAAACGGCTGAGGCTCCTTCAACCTCACCGATAAATCCAGTAAATCCACACATAAATACTAATTCTCCCTTAATGTTTATTGTTGTCAGTCATCGTATATTGCAAGCCGTATCGTTTCAAACAAATTTTCGCAATCTATAAAAATAATCGTTCCAAGTTAATTTTGAAATTTTATAGTTTAATCAATTTTTTATTTTTAAAAGCTTACTTTAAGTATTATGCCTAAAAACTATGCTATTGGTCAACTGCTTGATATGTAAGGGTTTTATTATGCATTAGTCCCACTTTCCATTTAGAACAAGTGTGAAAGCATTTACAATGGCATCTTTAGTTTTTTAGTACCGTGTGAATCATTTCAGATGTATTACCTAATCGCTCTGCAGTAGCTTTCTCTGGAAAGCTATTATTCATTAGTATTGTTGCGTGAGTATTTCTTAACTAATGGATTATACAGTAAAGTATTGGCTCTCCGGAAAATAGAGAGGAGTTGTCCGAAAAGTCCATTTTGTTTTGACACCGTATTGAAATAAATGTTTTCATCGCTTCCCTTTTACTGAAGGATAACGCTGCTAAAGCCAATGTTCATCCCATTTTTAAAAGAGGCGTTCCCTGCTTATATGAATCAACATTTTACGAAACATCATCGCTACTGTCCAAAATGCCGGCTATGCACTGCTTTTTGGACAGCCCTATGCTTTTTATTTTTTTGTGAAATAACAATATACTTTTGGATTCTTATTTGATTTAAAAATCTTCATTTTCCCATTTTTTCTTTCAAGCTTGGTGCTATGTAATAGGAAAAAAATAGTTTTATGAAGTTTGGCAACAACCATTTTAGATATGTTGTTACTTAGTATTATAGATAAAAGAGTGCGTATAAGAAATGGTTTTCTTATAACAAGTAGGAATTAAAAGATTTAATGACAATGTTAAATCGTTGAGATAAAGCTAAAAAGTTTTTATCAGAAAAATTACTTAGAAAATATATCTAGATATGCTAAAGCTCATCTTGTTGTTGATGCC harbors:
- the asnB gene encoding asparagine synthase (glutamine-hydrolyzing); protein product: MCGFTGFIGEVEGASAVLENMMNQIIHRGPDSGGQFNEGIAHLGFRRLSIIDLEHGSQPLFNEDESLVLIFNGEIYNYQMIREDLIAKGHVFKTQTDSEILLHGYEEYGSKLVQKLRGMFAFIIWDRENQKLFAARDHFGIKPFYYGQMNGTLFFGSEIKSFLPHPHFVKELNKEALKPYLTFQYPVLNETFFKGIFKLPAAHHMTYENGHLTIERYWEPTYAPEERPLEKIIEDIDDAVRESVAAHTIADVKVGSFLSSGVDSSYVASVLRPDKTFTVGFSAENFSEIDNAVQLSKELGIENVNEILNSDECFADLGKIQYMMDEPHSNPSIVPLYYLARLASKHVTVVLSGEGADELFGGYDEYTDTPNMKKFKSLPSPIRALANIAGTIMPNSKIGGLARRAKLPVEQTFIGQARIFEEYESTAILTSDFNKAPSVADIVGPYYKKFQGHDDVTKKQLLDLNLWLVDDILLKADKMAMAHSIELRVPLLDREMMDVAASVPTRYRVNEENTKYAFRQAAREALPEEWANRKKIGFPVPIRHWLRDEKYVAQVRALFSSEEAAQFFNRDKILALLDSHVTGTTNSQRKIWSIYMFLVWYNEYFVKQ